Proteins encoded together in one Miscanthus floridulus cultivar M001 chromosome 16, ASM1932011v1, whole genome shotgun sequence window:
- the LOC136512247 gene encoding flavonoid 3'-monooxygenase CYP75B4-like, with protein MELVLTTPDLPTPLLLYTLTILVSVALCYVLFWKQQTARQAPLPPGPRGWPVLGNLPQLGGKTHQTLHELTKVYGPLLRLRFGSADVVVAGSAAVAEQFLRVHDANFSCRPPNSGGEFMAYNYQDVVFAPYGPRWRAMRKVCAVNLFSARALDDVRDVREREAALMVRSLLAEQARDDRENIATAVALGKAVNVCTTNALSRAAVGRRVFAAAGAGDEGAREFKEIVLEVMEVGGVLNVGDFVPALRWLDPQGVVGRMKKLHRRFDDMMNGIIADNRKARATPAAGEESKDLLGLLLSMVEDDERPSAGGDEVRITETDVKALILNLFVAGTDTTSTIVEWSLAELIRHPDILRQAQKELDAVVGRGRLVTESDLRHLTFFNAVIKETFRLHPSTPLSLPRMAAEECEVAGYRIPKGCELLVNVWGIARDPALWPDPLEFRPARFLAGGSHSDVDVKGGDFGLIPFGAGRRICAGLSWGLRMVTLTSATLVHAFDWELPAGQTPDKLNMEEAFTLLLQRAVPLMAHPVPRLLPSAYEIA; from the exons ATGGAGCTCGTGCTCACTACACCTGATCTCCCAACCCCGCTGCTGCTCTACACCTTGACGATACTAGTGTCCGTGGCCTTATGCTATGTCCTCTTCTGGAAGCAGCAGACGGCGCGGCAagcgccgctgccgccggggCCGAGGGGCTGGCCCGTGCTGGGCAACCTGCCGCAGCTGGGCGGGAAGACGCACCAGACGCTGCACGAGCTGACCAAGGTATACGGCCCGCTGCTGCGGCTGCGGTTCGGCAGCGCCGACGTGGTGGTGGCCGGGTCGGCGGCCGTGGCGGAGCAGTTCCTCCGCGTCCACGACGCCAACTTCAGCTGCCGCCCGCCCAACTCCGGCGGCGAGTTCATGGCGTACAACTACCAGGACGTCGTGTTCGCGCCCTACGGGCCCCGGTGGCGCGCGATGCGCAAGGTGTGCGCCGTGAACCTCTTCTCCGCGCGCGCGCTCGACGACGTCCGCGACGTCCGGGAGCGTGAGGCCGCGCTCATGGTGAGGTCGCTCCTCGCGGAGCAGGCCCGCGACGACCGCGAAAATATtgcgacggcggtggcgctcgGCAAGGCCGTGAACGTCTGTACGACCAACGCGCTGTCGCGGGCGGCCGTTGGGCGGCGGGTGTTcgctgccgccggcgccggcgacgagGGCGCGCGGGAGTTCAAGGAGATCGTGCTTGAGGTGATGGAGGTGGGCGGGGTGCTCAACGTCGGTGACTTCGTGCCGGCGCTCCGGTGGCTCGACCCGCAGGGCGTGGTGGGCAGGATGAAGAAGCTGCACCGCCGGTTCGACGACATGATGAACGGGATCATTGCAGATAATAGGAAGGCCAGGGCTACGCCAGCCGCCGGAGAGGAAAGCAAGGATTTGCTGGGCTTGCTGCTGTCGATGGTGGAGGACGACGAGCGGCCGTCCGCCGGCGGCGACGAAGTCAGGATCACCGAAACCGATGTCAAGGCACTTATTTTG AACCTGTTCGTAGCAGGGACCGACACCACATCAACCATAGTGGAGTGGTCGCTGGCCGAGCTGATCCGCCACCCGGACATCCTCAGGCAGGCACAAAAGGAGCTGGATGCTGTTGTGGGTCGCGGAAGGTTGGTCACTGAGTCAGACCTCCGACACCTCACCTTCTTCAACGCGGTCATTAAGGAGACGTTCCGTCTGCACCCATCGACACCCCTCTCCCTTCCTCGCATGGCTGCCGAGGAGTGTGAGGTTGCCGGCTACCGCATCCCCAAGGGCTGCGAGCTGCTAGTCAATGTGTGGGGCATTGCCCGCGACCCCGCCCTGTGGCCTGACCCGCTGGAGTTCCGCCCTGCCAGGTTCCTGGCAGGTGGATCGCATTCGGATGTGGATGTCAAAGGAGGCGACTTCGGGCTTATACCATTTGGCGCTGGCCGGAGGATATGCGCCGGGCTCAGCTGGGGGCTGCGGATGGTCACACTAACCAGCGCCACTCTGGTGCACGCATTTGATTGGGAGTTGCCGGCAGGACAGACACCAGACAAGCTGAACATGGAGGAGGCCTTCACCTTGCTGCTACAGCGTGCCGTGCCACTAATGGCTCATCCAGTACCCAGGCTGCTACCGTCAGCGTATGAGATCGCATAA